The Calditerrivibrio nitroreducens DSM 19672 genome window below encodes:
- a CDS encoding methyl-accepting chemotaxis protein, which translates to MKLSTKINGIIAIVLLVFFSIVFFVSSKVSKDAAITAAVNNSKSIVVVAEGVREFMGKKLEANIYNMEEAKKDVNKFLLLVPVVSSMKIMQAKVDEMGIKFKAPKIQPRNPINTPDELEKRVLEMLAKKDTGSGPTPEHYEIDKKSGYIRYFKAVRLTKECEWCHGDPKLSKEYWGNDQGLDPTGVKMEGWKAGEIHGAFEIFTPLAPIMSAINKNLYRDFIFLVIIIILITYFIYYFNKRFVIKPLQDVSFAINRVAAGDFTIQLDIKSNDEIGAVARDLNKMVRDIKASLDIVSNSIDQLASTAAELSSNAEMIAAGAIEQAEQASTTASAVEEVNATVVEVAQNAANVAASANKAKEQVLKGHSIVTETKEMMEKIAETVSHSANTVRALGESSEQIGQIIQVIDDIADQTNLLALNAAIEAARAGEHGRGFAVVADEVRKLAEKTVKATKEIAEMIQNIQADTGGAVASMHEGVEQVEDGKKKAEEATVALDEIKESVETVSYEVSQIARATDEQSKATELMAQSVENISKVASENSIASKESAQAVEQLSRLASDLQAMINRFKLR; encoded by the coding sequence ATGAAGCTAAGTACGAAGATCAATGGTATAATTGCTATTGTATTGCTTGTGTTTTTTAGTATTGTTTTTTTTGTAAGTTCAAAGGTATCAAAAGATGCGGCAATCACTGCTGCTGTTAACAACTCTAAGTCAATTGTTGTGGTGGCTGAGGGTGTTAGGGAGTTTATGGGTAAAAAGCTTGAGGCCAATATTTACAATATGGAGGAAGCCAAAAAAGATGTTAATAAATTTTTATTATTAGTGCCTGTGGTGAGCTCTATGAAGATAATGCAGGCAAAGGTTGATGAGATGGGGATAAAATTTAAAGCTCCAAAAATTCAGCCCAGAAATCCTATAAATACTCCAGATGAGCTGGAGAAAAGGGTTTTGGAGATGCTTGCCAAAAAAGATACTGGAAGCGGTCCTACTCCAGAGCATTATGAGATAGATAAAAAATCTGGATATATTAGATATTTCAAAGCAGTGAGGTTAACAAAAGAGTGCGAATGGTGCCATGGTGATCCAAAGCTTTCCAAGGAGTATTGGGGGAATGATCAGGGGCTTGATCCTACTGGTGTGAAGATGGAGGGTTGGAAAGCAGGAGAGATTCATGGTGCATTTGAGATATTTACACCGCTTGCACCTATTATGTCTGCCATAAACAAAAATCTTTACAGAGATTTTATATTTCTTGTCATCATAATCATACTTATCACATATTTCATATACTATTTTAATAAAAGATTTGTTATTAAACCTCTACAGGATGTTTCATTTGCAATAAATAGAGTGGCAGCTGGGGACTTTACTATTCAGCTTGATATAAAATCAAATGATGAAATAGGTGCCGTTGCAAGAGACCTCAATAAAATGGTGAGGGATATTAAAGCGTCTCTTGATATAGTATCAAACTCCATTGATCAGCTTGCATCTACAGCAGCGGAGCTTTCTTCAAATGCTGAAATGATAGCTGCGGGTGCAATTGAGCAGGCGGAACAGGCATCCACCACCGCATCTGCTGTGGAAGAGGTGAATGCTACTGTTGTGGAGGTGGCTCAGAATGCTGCCAATGTGGCTGCAAGCGCAAATAAAGCAAAAGAGCAGGTTTTAAAGGGGCACTCTATAGTAACCGAAACAAAAGAGATGATGGAAAAGATTGCTGAGACAGTTTCCCATTCTGCAAATACAGTAAGAGCTCTTGGGGAATCGAGTGAGCAGATAGGGCAGATTATTCAGGTCATCGATGATATAGCTGATCAGACAAATCTGCTGGCTCTTAATGCTGCGATAGAAGCGGCCAGGGCTGGTGAACATGGTAGGGGATTTGCTGTGGTGGCGGATGAAGTGAGAAAACTTGCAGAAAAAACCGTGAAAGCCACTAAAGAGATCGCAGAAATGATTCAGAATATTCAGGCGGACACAGGTGGAGCTGTGGCAAGTATGCATGAGGGTGTTGAACAGGTTGAAGATGGTAAGAAAAAAGCCGAAGAAGCAACAGTTGCTCTGGATGAAATTAAAGAGAGTGTTGAGACAGTATCATATGAAGTATCTCAAATTGCAAGGGCTACCGATGAGCAATCAAAAGCTACAGAATTAATGGCTCAAAGTGTAGAAAACATATCTAAAGTGGCTTCAGAAAACTCTATTGCTTCAAAAGAATCTGCTCAGGCAGTGGAGCAGCTCTCAAGACTTGCATCCGATTTGCAGGCTATGATTAATAGGTTCAAGCTTAGATAA
- the cysK gene encoding cysteine synthase A has product MNNYYDSYFKTIGNTPLVRLSRIDKSLKGKLFAKLESRNPAFSVKDRIAYAMILDAIKKGHLRDGMEIIEPTSGNTGIALSMMAASLGFKIKIAMPESMSIERRALMKQFGAELILTPAEKGMKGAIDKANELINEEPEKFFMPGQFDNPANPKIHEATTGPEIFRDLKGEVDYFISGVGTGGTISGTSRFLKRVSFNRVLSIAVEPSKSPAITKYINNEQFTPSPHKIQGIGAGFIPKNLDLSVVDEVLQIEDEEAIETARRLFLEEGIMAGISSGANLAAALKIASRDEAEGKNIVFIVCDTGERYLSTQLFQ; this is encoded by the coding sequence ATGAACAATTACTACGACAGCTATTTTAAGACCATAGGAAACACCCCCTTAGTGAGACTTTCAAGAATAGATAAGAGTCTGAAGGGTAAACTATTTGCAAAACTTGAAAGCAGAAATCCAGCCTTTTCGGTAAAAGATAGAATTGCATACGCTATGATTTTAGATGCCATCAAAAAAGGTCATCTCAGAGATGGTATGGAGATCATTGAGCCCACCAGTGGGAATACAGGTATAGCCCTATCGATGATGGCAGCTTCCTTAGGGTTTAAAATAAAGATAGCAATGCCAGAATCTATGAGCATCGAAAGAAGAGCGTTAATGAAGCAGTTTGGGGCTGAGCTTATCCTCACCCCTGCGGAAAAAGGGATGAAGGGTGCCATAGATAAAGCAAATGAGCTAATAAATGAAGAACCAGAAAAATTTTTCATGCCGGGACAATTCGATAATCCTGCAAATCCTAAGATACACGAAGCCACCACAGGCCCAGAAATCTTTAGAGATTTAAAAGGTGAAGTAGATTATTTCATATCAGGTGTTGGTACAGGTGGGACGATCAGCGGAACTTCAAGATTTTTAAAAAGAGTTAGTTTCAATAGAGTCTTATCTATAGCTGTGGAGCCTTCAAAATCCCCCGCCATAACAAAATACATAAACAATGAACAATTTACCCCATCACCACACAAAATTCAGGGAATAGGTGCTGGTTTTATACCTAAAAATTTAGATCTATCAGTAGTTGATGAAGTTTTACAGATAGAAGATGAGGAAGCAATAGAAACTGCCAGACGATTATTTTTGGAAGAAGGGATAATGGCAGGGATATCCTCAGGTGCAAATTTAGCGGCAGCATTAAAAATAGCTTCAAGGGATGAAGCAGAAGGTAAAAATATAGTATTTATTGTATGTGATACTGGTGAACGGTATTTGAGCACTCAGTTATTTCAGTAA
- a CDS encoding O-acetylhomoserine aminocarboxypropyltransferase/cysteine synthase family protein — protein MKNPESILLHYGYEPDGTGARAVPIYQTTSYVFKSTDHAANLFALKEFGNIYTRLMNPTQDVLEKRLAALHKGTSAIAVSSGQTAITYSILNITSPGDNIVSTSFLYGGTYNLFKYTMKKLCREVRFVDSSKPENFANAIDENTKAIYIESIGNPKNNVNDYKAIADIAHKHGIPLIVDNTVSPYILNPFEYGADIVVYSLTKFATGNGTSLGGAIVEKGDFPWNNGKFNEMTEPDDSYHGLVYWDAFGWHDKAAARGCIFTQKIRLQLLRDMGACISPFNAFMIIEGLETLPLRMKKHCDNALKVAEFLEKHPNVGWVNYPGLPSHPDHENAKKYLKGNYGAIIGFGVKGGYEAGKRFINSLKMISHLANIGDARSLVIHPASTTHQQLSPEDRIKSGVTDDFIRLSVGIENVEDIIEDLNNALN, from the coding sequence ATGAAAAACCCAGAATCTATTCTACTACATTACGGGTATGAACCGGATGGAACCGGCGCCAGAGCAGTACCGATCTATCAGACAACATCCTACGTTTTTAAATCCACTGATCATGCGGCCAATCTCTTTGCCCTCAAAGAATTTGGCAACATCTACACAAGATTAATGAATCCGACCCAGGATGTTCTGGAAAAAAGGCTTGCTGCCCTTCATAAAGGGACTTCAGCTATAGCTGTATCTTCCGGTCAGACGGCAATTACATACTCAATACTCAATATTACATCTCCGGGCGACAATATAGTCAGCACATCCTTCCTTTATGGTGGAACATACAACCTTTTTAAATACACAATGAAGAAGCTATGTAGAGAGGTAAGATTTGTGGATTCATCAAAACCTGAAAATTTTGCAAATGCAATAGATGAAAATACAAAAGCCATCTACATAGAATCGATAGGCAACCCCAAAAATAATGTAAATGACTATAAAGCAATAGCCGATATCGCCCACAAACATGGCATTCCCCTCATTGTGGATAATACAGTATCTCCGTACATACTAAATCCATTTGAATATGGCGCAGACATAGTGGTCTACTCTTTGACCAAATTCGCCACTGGCAACGGTACGAGCCTTGGGGGTGCCATAGTAGAAAAAGGTGACTTCCCATGGAATAATGGTAAATTCAATGAAATGACAGAGCCTGATGACTCATACCATGGTCTTGTATACTGGGATGCTTTTGGCTGGCATGATAAAGCTGCTGCCAGAGGGTGTATCTTTACACAAAAAATAAGACTACAGCTTTTAAGAGATATGGGTGCATGCATCAGCCCATTTAATGCATTTATGATAATAGAAGGGCTTGAAACGTTGCCGCTAAGGATGAAAAAGCATTGCGATAACGCTCTGAAGGTGGCGGAATTTCTGGAAAAACATCCCAATGTGGGATGGGTCAACTACCCTGGACTTCCTTCCCACCCGGATCACGAAAATGCCAAAAAATATCTCAAAGGGAACTATGGAGCCATAATCGGTTTTGGTGTAAAAGGTGGTTATGAGGCAGGTAAAAGATTTATCAATTCATTAAAAATGATTTCTCATCTTGCAAATATCGGAGATGCAAGATCACTCGTGATACATCCGGCAAGCACAACCCATCAGCAACTTTCCCCTGAAGACAGAATAAAATCCGGCGTAACAGATGATTTTATCAGATTGTCAGTGGGGATTGAAAATGTTGAAGATATTATTGAAGATCTAAACAACGCATTAAATTAA
- a CDS encoding RrF2 family transcriptional regulator codes for MQTTAQSIYAIYALVYISYRNKPVNPSEISNSSSIPKRFLEITLNKLKHHGILKSKKGPNGGFILSKPPEKISLYDILSATESNLSLFDCEKHLPTGCHFKQFLESINCQHLNLLKSITLEDIRKQESQYFLDFII; via the coding sequence ATGCAGACCACAGCCCAATCGATATATGCTATTTATGCACTTGTTTATATCAGCTATAGAAATAAACCTGTTAATCCCTCTGAAATATCCAATAGCTCGTCTATACCTAAAAGATTTTTAGAAATAACTTTAAATAAACTAAAACACCACGGCATTTTAAAATCTAAAAAAGGTCCAAATGGTGGATTTATCCTTTCAAAGCCACCAGAAAAGATCTCCCTTTACGACATTCTTTCCGCCACAGAGAGCAATTTATCACTTTTCGACTGCGAAAAACATCTCCCCACAGGCTGCCACTTCAAACAATTCCTCGAATCCATAAACTGCCAGCATCTAAACCTACTAAAATCGATAACCCTTGAAGATATAAGAAAGCAGGAGTCTCAATATTTTTTAGACTTCATAATATAA